One genomic region from Marmota flaviventris isolate mMarFla1 chromosome 6, mMarFla1.hap1, whole genome shotgun sequence encodes:
- the Mfsd4b gene encoding LOW QUALITY PROTEIN: sodium-dependent glucose transporter 1 (The sequence of the model RefSeq protein was modified relative to this genomic sequence to represent the inferred CDS: deleted 1 base in 1 codon), which yields MSIAILGPTFQDLARNVNRNISSLSLIFVGRASGYLCGSMIGGVLFDCMNHFLLLGVSLLATTVGLFVIPFCKATMLLIFMISVIGVSMGILDTGGNVLILDIWGDEGAPHMQALHFSFALGAFLAPILAKLALGTSVSAENHTEPAFQPPATNGSSEADSALLFGLPDDMNLLWAYAIIGTYIFIVSLFLFALFFKKSSGQEKSKPSAQAYRRAEYHKILLCLLFLFFFFYVGAEVTYGSYVFSFATTYAGMEEREAAGLNSIFWGTFAAFRGLAIFFAACLQPGTMIVLSNIGSLASSLFLMLFDKSPLCLWIATSVYGASMAATFPSGVSWIEQYTTISGKSAAFFVIGAALGEMAIPAVIGIVQGQYPDLPIVLYTCLGSAIFTAVIFPVLYKLATLPLDHQQKANRKSEDQKSLLSNSELNDYEEENEEEDAEKWNEMDFEVVEMNDTMGPIVIEHSGNILMEPTADVSTQFLSSTLIFKSSPVNTGDSAVKHLPEAWKKGTNT from the exons ATGAGTATTGCTATACTGGGACCCACATTTCAAGATTTGGCAAGGAATGTAAACAGAAACATCAGCagtctttctctcatttttgtgGGCCGTGCCTCTGGATATTTGTGTGGCTCTATGATTGGTGGAGTTCTTTTTGATTGTATGaatcattttttacttttgg GGGTTTCACTTTTGGCTACCACAGTTGGTCTTTTTGTTATTCCTTTTTGCAAGGCAACAATGTTACTGATTTTCATGATATCTGTCATTGGCGTTTCAATGGGCATTCTGGATACAG GTGGTAATGTCCTCATCTTGGATATTTGGGGGGATGAAGGAGCCCCACACATGCAGGCCTTACACTTCAGTTTTGCCTTGGGTGCCTTTCTGGCTCCAATTCTGGCTAAATTGGCACTGGGTACCTCAGTGTCTGCTGAAAACCACACAGAGCCTGCCTTTCAGCCTCCAGCCACCAACGGATCATCTGAAGCTGACTCAGCCCTTCTGTTTGGATTGCCTGATGACATGAATCTACTCTGGGCTTATGCTATTATTGGCACTTACATTTTCATAGTGTCTCTCTttctgtttgctttgtttttcaagaAAAGCTCAGGGCAGGAAAAATCAAAACCATCTGCTCAGGCATATCGAAGAGCTGAATATCACAAGATTCTTCTCTGCCtccttttcttattcttctttttttatgttggaGCAGAGGTAACATATGGCTCTTACGTTTTCTCCTTTGCCACCACCTATGCTGGCATGGAAGAACGCGAAGCAGCTGGGTTGAACTCCATCTTCTGGGGAACCTTTGCAGCCTTTAGGGGCCTGGCGATCTTCTTTGCTGCCTGTCTACAGCCGGGCACCATGATTGTGTTGAGCAACATTGGCAGCCTGGCTTCATCTTTATTTCTGATGTTATTTGACAAAAGTCCACTCTGTCTCTGGATTGCCACTTCAGTGTATGGGGCCTCAATGGCAGCCACATTTCCCAGTGGTGTTTCCTGGATTGAGCAGTACACGACCATAAGTGGGAAATCAGCAGCCTTTTTTGTAATTGGTGCAGCACTGGGAGAAATGGCTATTCCTGCAGTAATTGGAATTGTTCAGGGACAATACCCAGATTTGCCCATAGTTCTGTACACCTGTTTGGGGTCAGCAATATTCACTGCTGTTATATTTCCTGTGCTGTATAAATTAGCTACCTTGCCTCTGGATCACCAGCAAAAAGCTAACAGAAAGAGTGAGGACCAAAAGTCTTTGCTTTCCAACTCTGAGCTAAATGACTATGAGGAGGAGAATGAAGAGGAGGACGCAGAGAAATGGAATGAAATGGATTTTGAAGTAGTAGAAATGAATGATACAATGGGGCCTATTGTCATAGAACATTCTGGAAATATTTTGATGGAGCCCACAGCTGATGTCTCCACCCAGTTCCTAtcaagtacattaatatttaagTCTTCCCCAGTTAATACTGGTGATTCCGCTGTGAAACAC TTGCCAGAAGCGTGGAAAAAAGGGACTAATACTTAG